A genomic stretch from Hemicordylus capensis ecotype Gifberg chromosome 1, rHemCap1.1.pri, whole genome shotgun sequence includes:
- the LOC128340661 gene encoding alpha-1-antiproteinase 2-like, with protein MMANVHLCLLFAGLCAFTYAHYITGHHEEHVHQYDPHPSAEGHQRSKNEICQKIFAGSADFAFKLYHQAALEDPGKNIFFSPLSIFTVLAMVSLEAKSATANQLFSVLGLNHSEMNEQEIHECFHHLFQMMNRNNSDIELRIGNVLFIDNKWQPQAKFLHDSKLYYQAEVLPIDLKNWTEAQAQIQSYLKKKTQGKLVDVIRGLDPEDGIFLVNYIIMKVSWENPFSLLNAQENLFFVDEDTTVKVDMMEEEGYFRSYYDKRLFCEVVEIPYKGNVSALFILPEQGKLKLVEEAFREEILLKWKGLLKLRRRSVSLPKTSISESYDITEVLKNLGVTDLFKERAEQSGITGEHELEAIQKDHLNFHENGTEAAATTDNEAIDKAVLDLHEGGTETASTTTFENMPLSAGTSLDETSDLDFDRPYLMVIFDYSTRSMLFIGKMRKP; from the exons ATGATGGCTAATGTTCACCTCTGTCTGCTGTTTGCTGGTCTCTGTGCTTTTACTTATGCTCATTATATTACCGGTCACCATGAGGAACATGTTCACCAATATGACCCTCATCCTTCCGCTGAAGGTCATCAAAGAAGCAAAAATGAGATTTGTCAAAAGATATTTGCAGGAAGTGCTGATTTTGCCTTCAAATTATACCACCAGGCTGCTTTGGAGGATCCTGGCAAGAACATTTTCTTTTCTCCACTGAGCATTTTCACTGTCCTTGCAATGGTCTCCCTGGAGGCTAAGTCTGCCACTGCGAATCAGCTTTTTTCAGTTCTTGGTCTGAACCATTCAGAGATGAATGAGCAAGAAATACATGAATGTTTTCATCATCTCTTCCAAATGATGAACCGCAATAACTCTGACATTGAGTTGCGTATTGGGAATGTTCTTTTCATAGATAACAAATGGCAGCCACAAGCAAAGTTCTTGCATGACTCCAAACTTTACTACCAGGCTGAAGTTCTTCCAATAGACTTGAAAAATTGGACAGAAGCCCAGGCCCAGATCCAAAGCTACCTAAAGAAGAAAACCCAAGGGAAATTAGTAGATGTGATCCGGGGTCTTGATCCAGAGGATGGCATATTTCTCGTAAACTATATTATAATGAAAG TCTCCTGGGAAAATCCTTTCAGTCTTCTGAATGCTCAAGAAAATCTCTTCTTTGTGGATGAAGACACAACAGTGAAAGTTGATATGATGGAGGAGGAAGGCTATTTTAGGAGTTACTATGATAAGAGACTGTTCTGTGAGGTGGTTGAGATCCCCTACAAAGGCAACGTTTCGGCACTCTTCATTCTGCCTGAGCAAGGAAAATTGAAACTGGTGGAAGAGGCATTCAGAGAAGAAATTTTGCTAAAATGGAAGGGCTTATTGAAACTACG GAGAAGAAGTGTGTCTCTTCCAAAGACTTCAATTTCTGAAAGTTACGATATCACAGAGGTGCTTAAAAACCTGGGTGTTACTGACCTTTTCAAAGAGAGAGCAGAACAATCTGGAATTACTGGGGAACATGAGCTGGAG GCTATTCAAAAAGATCATCTGAACTTCCATGAGAATGGCACAGAAGCTGCAGCTACCACTGACAATGAA GCTATTGACAAGGCAGTTCTGGATCTACATGAAGGTGGCACTGAGACAGCATCTACCACCACTTTTGAGAACATGCCATTGTCTGCCGGAACTTCTCTTGATGAGACTTCTGATCTCGATTTCGATAGACCATACTTGATGGTCATTTTTGATTATAGCACACGAAGCATGCTTTTTATTGGGAAAATGAGGAAGCCCTGA